GAGCTGGTGGACGATAAGGACATGCGCATCGTGGCTGCCACCCACTCACCCGTCCTCATCGACAATCCCGAGACCTACGTGATCGACCTGGACAAGCACATCAACCGCAACGAGCTGCGCACCGACATGGCCGTGCCGGGTCAGAGCCAGATTCACTGACAGCGGGTGAAGCGCCGCGAGGGAGCCTAGCAGATGGCCGACGCCGCCCAACTTCTGCCCGCCGAAATCAAACGCCGAGAACTGCAGGCCTACGGGCGGCGACTCGCCGAGATCGAGTGGCTGATGATCGTCCTGGTGCTGCTGCACCTGCAACTCACGGGGTGGCCCGGATCGGCGGGTGCGGCTTGGGCTCTGGTGGGGCTGGCGGCCTTCGTACTGGCCTTTCACTACCTGGGATTGCAGCGCCTTTACGGAAAGAGCTGGCCTCTGCTGCTCGACATTGCGGCCATGGGCCTCTTTTCCAGCGCCATCATCTTCATGACCGGGGGCGTGTTCAGTCCTCTATTGGCGCTCTATTTTCTGGTGGTGGGCGCGGCTGCCCTGGTGCTGCCCCAGTGGGCGGCCTTTTCAGTCACCGCGGTGCTTACCCTGACGGCCCTGGCGGGCGGCTGGCAGGAGGCCCGCGTCGACCGCCAGGCGCTGGCGGTGCTGGCGGCCCATCTCTTCGCCCTCTGGCTGGTGGCCTTTCTCACCGCCCGCCTTTCCCGCGAAAAGCACAGCGCCCGCAGGCGCGTCCACCTGCTTTCGCGGACCGACGACCTGACGGGGCTGTGGAACATGCGCATGTTCAGCGAGCAGGCTGAGCAAGAGCACCGTCGCTCCCAGCGCTACCGGCGACCCTACTCCATCGCCATGGTGGACGCCGACGACCTCAAGCCGGTCAACGACCGCTACGGCCACAGTGTGGGCAGCCGTTTCATCTGCCATCTGGCTTCTCTCTTGCGCAAACACTTGCGGGCCAGCGACCTGGTGGCGCGCTTCGGCGGGGACGAGTTCGTCATTCTGCTGCCCGAGACCGACAAGAAGGGAGCCATCGAGGCCATGCAGCGCGTGCGTCAGCGCGTGGCCGGTCATCCCCTGCAACTGCCCCAGGCCAGCCTGGATATATCGGTCAGCATCGGAATCGCCTCCTATCCCCTCCACGCCGATTCCCACCAGCAGGTCCTTCAAGTCGCCGACCAGGCCCTCTATTGCAGCAAGCGCGCCGGCAAGAACCGCATTACCTACGGCTTGCCGGACTCGCCCGAAGAGCGTGAAGTTCCGCGGTGAACTCGATCCTCACCACTTGAGATCGACCCACAGCGGCCGATGATCGGAAGCCGAGACATCGCCTTCCACTTCGGCCTTGGCGGCCTCTACCCCCCTGAGCCAGATCCAGTCCAACTTCATGCGCACGAAGATATAGGCCCGAAAGGTGTTTTCGTCTCCAGCCAAGGGACAGGTGAAGCCGGCCGCCTCCATGAGTTCGAACATGGTCTGAGTATGCTCTTTGGCGAAGGTGTTGAAGTCGCCCAGAATGACGGTGGGGATGTCTTTGTAGCGGGCGGCATCCTCCAGCATGCCCTCGATTTGGCGGGCCCTTTCCTCAGCCGAGATGCGCGTTTCGAGGTGGGTCGTGTAGACCCTCAAGGGGCGTCCGCCCACGTCGACGGTGGCTCCCAGGCTGATGCGGCGGCGTCCGCCGGGTCCTTCAACCGGAAGCAGCACCCGGCTGACCTGGGAAAGGGGAAAACGGCTCAGGATGGCCAGTCCGCGTACACCGCCGCCTTCGTCATGGGCCAATTCGGCGGCGTAGGCGAAGTGCATGTTGAGGTGGCGGGCCAGCAGCCGTCCTACATGCTCATTGTCCGAGCCCTGGTGAAAGCGGTTGACTTCCTGCAGCGCCAGCACCAGGCTTTCGCTCAGGCGCGGATGCGACTTCAGCACCTCGGCAATTTCCTCGATGCGGTGGCCCGGCGGTCCGTGCAGGTTGTAGCTGAGCAGGCGCAGCCGATCGGGGCTGAGCGGCGCCACGCCGGAGGCGAAGCTCCCCTCCTCGATCAAGGGCTCCAGCGCTGAGCCGTCCTGGGCGCGGGCGGCTCCGGCGAGAGAAAGAAACAGCGCCCACACGACCGCCAGTCTTATCCGCATCCTTTCATCTTACCGGACGTGCCTCTGCCAAGCGTCCACTACCACTTTGAGGCGATTTGCACTATCATTCCAGCGCTATGTCATACAACGTGAAGACCATCGAATGGAGCGACCAAGGCGTCGTCATGATCGATCAACGCCTGCTTCCAGGCGAAGAGATCTATAACACCTACAGGACACCCGAGGAAGTGGGCCAGGCCATCAAGTCGATGGTCATCCGCGGCGCGCCGGCCATCGGGGTGGCGGCGGCCATGGGCATCGCCCTCGGGGTACGCAACCTGACCAGCAAGGACAACCTCGAGGAAGAGTTCCAGCGCATCTGCCAAGCCGTCAACACCCGTCCGACCGCCCGCAATCTGCTTTGGGCCGTGGAACGCATGCAGGCCCTCTTCCAGGACATCAAAGAAAAGCCCCTGAAAGACATCCAGGAGGCCTTGCGCGAAGAGTCCATCGAGGTGCTGCGGGAGGACATCGAGATCAACCGCCGCATGGGGCACTACGGGCAGGAATTGCTGGCTTCCGACACCCGGGTGCTGACTCACTGCAACGCCGGAGCCCTGGCCACCGGCGGCTATGGAACGGCGCTGGGGGTGATCAGGGCGGCCGTGGAGTCGGGCAAGAACATCAGCGTCTTCGCCGACGAAACCCGTCCTTTTCTGCAGGGCGCCCGCCTCACCGCCTGGGAGATGATGAAAGAGAACATCCCCTGCGATCTCATCACCGACAATATGGCCGGCTACTTCATGCAGCACGGAGAGGTGCAGGCCGTAGTGGTGGGAACCGACCGCACCGCCGCCAACGGAGACGTGGCCAACAAGATCGGGACCTACTCGGTGGCCGTGCTGGCCAAGGAACACGGCATCCCCTTCTACGTGGCCGCACCCACCTCCACCATCGACCTGCGCACCCCCACGGGCAAGGAGATCGAGATCGAGCAGAGGGACATCCGCGAGGTCACCGACATCAACGACAAGCGCGTGGCCCCGGCGAACATCGGGGTGCGCAATCCGGCTTTCGACGTGACCCCCAACCACCTGGTGACGGCCATCATCACCGAGGAAGGCGTGGCGCGCGCCCCCTACATTCAGTCGCTGGCGGAAATGGTTTCGAGGGCCCAGGAACGGCGGCGGGCCGGCAAAGGCGGGGCAGCCCGGCCAGCGGCTGAGGTACAGGGGGCCGGCGGCGCTTCCGAAGCATGATCGTCCTGGGCCTGGAATCGAGCTGCGACGAGACGGCTGCCGCCCTGCTGCAGGAAGGCACCCGCATCCTCTCCAGCGCGGTGGCCTCGCAGATCGACGTCCATCACCACTACGGCGGGGTGGTTCCGGAACTGGCCAGCCGCGAGCACGTCGACAACATCGTGGTGGTCGTGCAGGAGTGCTTCCGCCAGGCCGCCCGAGAGGGGCGTCCGCTGGGTTTCCAAGACCTCGACGGCATCGCCGTGACCCGCGGACCGGGACTGATGGGGGCCCTGCTCGTTGGACTGGCTTACGCCAAAGGCCTGGCCTATGCCCTCGACATTCCCCTGCTGGGCGTCAACCACCTGCAAGGCCATCTGGCCAGCATCTTCCTGGAGCACCCCAAAGCCGAACTCCCGGCCCTGGCCCTGGTTGTTTCCGGCGGCCACACCAACCTCTATTACTTGAAGGAGGGAGGGGGAGAAGAAGCGCGGGAAGGCGGCCAAGCGGCCGGCTTTCAGTCCGAGTTGCTGATCCGCACCCTGGACGATGCCGCCGGAGAGGCGCTGGACAAGCTTTCCAAGCTGCTGGGGCTGGGCTATCCGGGCGGACCCGTCATCGAGCGGCTGGCCGGCCGCGGTAATCCCCAGGCAGTCCGCTTCACCCTGCCCAAGATCGGCGACGGCAGCCACTCCTTCAGCTTCAGCGGACTCAAGACGGCTGCCCTGCGCCACGTCAAGCGCCAAAAGTTGACGCCCCTGACTGCCGACCAGGCCGACGACCCCGAGAAACTGCCCAAGTCGGTTCTCGACCTGGCGGCCAGCTTTCAGAAAGCCGTGGTCGACCAGTTGCTGGACCGCCTCCAGCATTTCCTCTCGGGACGCCGGGTCCGTTCCGTCC
This is a stretch of genomic DNA from Acidobacteriota bacterium. It encodes these proteins:
- a CDS encoding diguanylate cyclase — its product is MADAAQLLPAEIKRRELQAYGRRLAEIEWLMIVLVLLHLQLTGWPGSAGAAWALVGLAAFVLAFHYLGLQRLYGKSWPLLLDIAAMGLFSSAIIFMTGGVFSPLLALYFLVVGAAALVLPQWAAFSVTAVLTLTALAGGWQEARVDRQALAVLAAHLFALWLVAFLTARLSREKHSARRRVHLLSRTDDLTGLWNMRMFSEQAEQEHRRSQRYRRPYSIAMVDADDLKPVNDRYGHSVGSRFICHLASLLRKHLRASDLVARFGGDEFVILLPETDKKGAIEAMQRVRQRVAGHPLQLPQASLDISVSIGIASYPLHADSHQQVLQVADQALYCSKRAGKNRITYGLPDSPEEREVPR
- a CDS encoding endonuclease/exonuclease/phosphatase family protein, coding for MRIRLAVVWALFLSLAGAARAQDGSALEPLIEEGSFASGVAPLSPDRLRLLSYNLHGPPGHRIEEIAEVLKSHPRLSESLVLALQEVNRFHQGSDNEHVGRLLARHLNMHFAYAAELAHDEGGGVRGLAILSRFPLSQVSRVLLPVEGPGGRRRISLGATVDVGGRPLRVYTTHLETRISAEERARQIEGMLEDAARYKDIPTVILGDFNTFAKEHTQTMFELMEAAGFTCPLAGDENTFRAYIFVRMKLDWIWLRGVEAAKAEVEGDVSASDHRPLWVDLKW
- the tsaD gene encoding tRNA (adenosine(37)-N6)-threonylcarbamoyltransferase complex transferase subunit TsaD, producing MIVLGLESSCDETAAALLQEGTRILSSAVASQIDVHHHYGGVVPELASREHVDNIVVVVQECFRQAAREGRPLGFQDLDGIAVTRGPGLMGALLVGLAYAKGLAYALDIPLLGVNHLQGHLASIFLEHPKAELPALALVVSGGHTNLYYLKEGGGEEAREGGQAAGFQSELLIRTLDDAAGEALDKLSKLLGLGYPGGPVIERLAGRGNPQAVRFTLPKIGDGSHSFSFSGLKTAALRHVKRQKLTPLTADQADDPEKLPKSVLDLAASFQKAVVDQLLDRLQHFLSGRRVRSVHISGGVSCNSELRRRARSLFQQRGLPVYFPSPPLTTDNAAMIAAAGYRRLAAGQRDDWNLKANPSLRL